In Oryza brachyantha chromosome 1, ObraRS2, whole genome shotgun sequence, the following are encoded in one genomic region:
- the LOC102704926 gene encoding probable LRR receptor-like serine/threonine-protein kinase At1g06840 isoform X1, with protein sequence MFPRFVAVAEGPVSGARSPGGRVLRRLGAPVPDRAAESLFGLESGRSAVADMANFGGFRRVVIVVVLCIFHVNVVRGQSTDPDEVSALRAIKGRLIDPMNNLKNWNSGDPCTSSWRGVFCDNIPIKNYLHVTELQLFKMNLSGTLAPEIGLLSQLKTLDFMWNNLTGNIPKEIGNISTLRLITLNGNHLSGSLPDEIGYLQNLNRLQIDENEISGPIPKSFANLTNMRHLHMNNNSLSGQIPSELSKLPLLLHLLVDSNNLSGPLPPELAETRSLRILQADNNNFSGSSIPAAYEDIPTLLKLSLRNCNLQGGIPDMSRIPEFGYLDLSWNKLTGSIPTNKLSSNVTTIDLSHNSLNGTIPSSLSGMPNLQFLSIKGNHIDGAVPSTIWSNITFGGNRSLLVDFQDNSLATIPAAFEPPQAVTILLYGNPVCTNSTPARAAGVCQPTSITEAPSGQGPRASINCSPCPTDKSYEYNPSSPLPCFCAVPLGVGFRLKSPGISDFRPYKEDFEKNLANLLVLADYQLYIERYIWEIGPRLNMHLKLFPNNTNLFNTSEVVRLRHQLAAWEITLSDVFGPYELLNFTLGSYADDFPTVVSSGLKRGALAGILVGTITASIAASVFSTIFIMRRRSKRRTTSRRSLLSRYSVKVDGVRCFTFDEMAAATNDFNDSAQVGQGGYGKVYKGNLADGTAVAIKRAHEGSLQGSKEFCTEIELLSRLHHRNLVSLIGYCDEEDEQMLVYEFMPNGTLRDHLSAKSRRPLNFSQRVHIALGAAKGILYLHTEADPPIFHRDVKASNILLDSKFVAKVADFGLSRLAPVPDVDGTMPAHISTVVKGTPGYLDPEYFLTHKLTDKSDVYSLGVVLLELLTGMKPIQHGKNIVREVNTAYQSGDIARVIDERIISSPPECVARLAALAVKCCRDETDSRPSMADVVRELDALRGALPEGEDLLPEYADQSATSSSLTGPLSSSSTTGALFISSGSGGNAKSGIPSGTVAPR encoded by the exons ATGTTCCCGCGGTTTGTCGCTGTGGCCGAGGGTCCTGTGTCAGGCGCCAGGTCTCCGGGCGGCCGGGTGCTTCGTAGGCTGGGTGCTCCCGTCCCCGATCGAGCTGCTGAATCGCTGTTTGGATTGGAGAGCGGCCGGTCTGCGGTTGCAG ACATGGCAAATTTCGGAGGTTTTCGGCGTGTGGTGATCGTGGTTGTTCTGTGCATTTTCCATGTGAATGTCGTACGGGGACAGAGCACTGACCCTGACGAAG TAAGTGCTCTCAGGGCTATCAAAGGCAGATTGATTGATCCAATGAATAATCTGAAGAACTGGAATAGTGGAGATCCATGTACATCAAGTTGGAGAGGAGTCTTCTGTGACAACataccaataaaaaattatcttcatGTAACAGAATT GCAATTATTTAAGATGAACCTTTCTGGGACTTTGGCACCAGAGATCGGTCTTCTATCCCAATTGAAAACATT GGATTTCATGTGGAACAACTTGACTGGTAACATCCCGAAAGAGATAGGCAATATTTCAACACTCAGGCTTAT AACTTTGAATGGTAATCACCTATCTGGTTCTTTACCAGATGAGATTGGCTATCTCCAAAACTTGAACAGATTACAGATAGACGAAAATGAGATATCAGGGCCCATACCTAAATCATTTGCTAATTTAACAAACATGAGACATCt TCACATGAACAATAACTCATTAAGTGGGCAAATCCCATCTGAGCTGTCCAAATTGCCTCTACTGCTCCATCT CCTTGTGGACAGCAACAATTTGTCTGGACCTCTTCCTCCAGAACTAGCAGAGACTCGTAGTTTAAGAATACT TCAGGCTGATAACAACAACTTTAGCGGAAGTTCCATCCCTGCTGCATACGAGGACATACCAACACTTCTAAAGCT GAGTCTTAGGAACTGCAATTTGCAAGGAGGCATACCAGATATGAGTCGCATACCTGAATTTGGCTATTT GGATCTTAGCTGGAACAAACTGACAGGATCTATACCAACAAATAAACTTTCTTCGAATGTCACTACAAT TGATTTGTCACACAACTCTCTTAATGGAACTATTCCATCAAGCTTATCAGGGATGCCTAATCTTCAGTTTCT ATCGATTAAAGGAAATCACATAGATGGTGCTGTCCCGTCAACAATTTGGAGTAACATCACTTTTGGGGGAAATCGAAGCCTCCTTGT GGACTTCCAAGATAATTCTCTTGCCACTATTCCGGCTGCATTCGAGCCTCCACAAGCAGTCACTATCCT ACTTTATGGGAACCCTGTATGCACAAATTCTACTCCCGCTCGAGCTGCTGGTGTTTGCCAACCCACATCTATAACGGAAGCTCCATCTGGACAGGGACCACGAGCTAGCATAAACTGTTCTCCTTGCCCAACAGATAAAAGTTATGAATACAATCCATCATCACCCCTACCTTGTTTCTGCGCTGTGCCTCTGGGAGTTGGATTTCGGCTGAAGAGTCCAGGAATCTCAGATTTCCGTCCCTATAAAGAAGACTTTGAGAAAAACTTAGCCAATCTGTTGGTCCTGGCTGATTACCAATTATACATTGAACGGTACATATGGGAGATCGGTCCAAGGCTGAATATGCATTTGAAATTATTCCCAAATAATACGAATTTATTCAATACGTCCGAAGTTGTGAGGCTCAGACATCAACTTGCTGCATGGGAGATTACTCTATCAGATGTATTTGGTCCGTATGAGCTTCTCAACTTCACACTTGGTTCCTATGCAGATG aCTTCCCAACTGTGGTGTCGTCAGGTTTAAAGAGGGGTGCATTAGCTGGTATTTTGGTAGGGACTATCACTGCTTCTATTGCGGCATCTGTGTTTTCTACGATATTTATAATGAGAAGACGTTCAAAACGCAGAACTACTTCTAGGCGGTCAT TACTTTCAAGGTATTCTGTCAAGGTTGATGGTGTGAGATGCTTCACATTTGATGAAATGGCCGCAGCAACAAATGATTTTAACGATTCAGCTCAAGTTGGTCAAGGGGGTTATGGAAAAGTTTATAAAGGAAATCTAGCTGATGGAACAGCTGTTGCAATCAAACGGGCACACGAAGGTTCTCTTCAAGGTTCAAAGGAGTTCTGCACAGAAATAGAGTTGCTATCAAGACTACATCATCGTAATTTAGTTTCTCTGATTGGCTATTGtgatgaagaagatgaacag ATGCTGGTGTATGAGTTCATGCCAAATGGTACTCTGCGTGATCACCTTTCTG CCAAGTCTAGAAGACCTCTGAACTTTAGCCAGAGGGTACATATTGCCCTGGGTGCTGCAAAGGGAATCCTCTATCTACACACCGAAGCAGATCCTCCTATATTTCATCGTGATGTTAAGGCCAGCAACATCCTACTGGACTCCAAATTTGTTGCGAAAGTGGCTGACTTTGGTCTTTCAAGGCTTGCCCCAGTACCAGATGTTGACGGAACTATGCCGGCTCATATCTCCACTGTTGTTAAGGGTACCCCA GGCTATCTTGATCCAGAGTACTTCCTTACTCACAAACTGACGGACAAGAGCGACGTGTACAGCCTCGGCGTCGTGCTTCTAGAGCTCTTGACTGGGATGAAGCCAATCCAGCATGGCAAGAACATTGTCAGAGAG GTAAACACGGCTTACCAATCGGGCGACATCGCCAGAGTCATCGACGAGCGGATCATCTCCAGCCCTCCGGAGTGCGTGGCGAGGCTCGCCGCGCTGGCCGTCAAGTGCTGCAGAGACGAGACCGACTCGAGGCCGTCCATGGCCGACGTCGTGAGGGAGCTGGACGCGCTGCGGGGCGCGCTGCCGGAGGGAGAGGACCTCCTCCCGGAGTACGCCGACCAGTcagccacctcctcctccctgaccgggccgctgtcgtcgtcgtcgaccacGGGGGCGCTCTTCATCTcctccggcagcggcggcaacgCCAAGAGCGGCATCCCGTCCGGCACGGTGGCTCCCCGGTAG
- the LOC102704926 gene encoding probable LRR receptor-like serine/threonine-protein kinase At1g06840 isoform X2 — MLPPMDMANFGGFRRVVIVVVLCIFHVNVVRGQSTDPDEVSALRAIKGRLIDPMNNLKNWNSGDPCTSSWRGVFCDNIPIKNYLHVTELQLFKMNLSGTLAPEIGLLSQLKTLDFMWNNLTGNIPKEIGNISTLRLITLNGNHLSGSLPDEIGYLQNLNRLQIDENEISGPIPKSFANLTNMRHLHMNNNSLSGQIPSELSKLPLLLHLLVDSNNLSGPLPPELAETRSLRILQADNNNFSGSSIPAAYEDIPTLLKLSLRNCNLQGGIPDMSRIPEFGYLDLSWNKLTGSIPTNKLSSNVTTIDLSHNSLNGTIPSSLSGMPNLQFLSIKGNHIDGAVPSTIWSNITFGGNRSLLVDFQDNSLATIPAAFEPPQAVTILLYGNPVCTNSTPARAAGVCQPTSITEAPSGQGPRASINCSPCPTDKSYEYNPSSPLPCFCAVPLGVGFRLKSPGISDFRPYKEDFEKNLANLLVLADYQLYIERYIWEIGPRLNMHLKLFPNNTNLFNTSEVVRLRHQLAAWEITLSDVFGPYELLNFTLGSYADDFPTVVSSGLKRGALAGILVGTITASIAASVFSTIFIMRRRSKRRTTSRRSLLSRYSVKVDGVRCFTFDEMAAATNDFNDSAQVGQGGYGKVYKGNLADGTAVAIKRAHEGSLQGSKEFCTEIELLSRLHHRNLVSLIGYCDEEDEQMLVYEFMPNGTLRDHLSAKSRRPLNFSQRVHIALGAAKGILYLHTEADPPIFHRDVKASNILLDSKFVAKVADFGLSRLAPVPDVDGTMPAHISTVVKGTPGYLDPEYFLTHKLTDKSDVYSLGVVLLELLTGMKPIQHGKNIVREVNTAYQSGDIARVIDERIISSPPECVARLAALAVKCCRDETDSRPSMADVVRELDALRGALPEGEDLLPEYADQSATSSSLTGPLSSSSTTGALFISSGSGGNAKSGIPSGTVAPR; from the exons ATGCTACCTCCTATGG ACATGGCAAATTTCGGAGGTTTTCGGCGTGTGGTGATCGTGGTTGTTCTGTGCATTTTCCATGTGAATGTCGTACGGGGACAGAGCACTGACCCTGACGAAG TAAGTGCTCTCAGGGCTATCAAAGGCAGATTGATTGATCCAATGAATAATCTGAAGAACTGGAATAGTGGAGATCCATGTACATCAAGTTGGAGAGGAGTCTTCTGTGACAACataccaataaaaaattatcttcatGTAACAGAATT GCAATTATTTAAGATGAACCTTTCTGGGACTTTGGCACCAGAGATCGGTCTTCTATCCCAATTGAAAACATT GGATTTCATGTGGAACAACTTGACTGGTAACATCCCGAAAGAGATAGGCAATATTTCAACACTCAGGCTTAT AACTTTGAATGGTAATCACCTATCTGGTTCTTTACCAGATGAGATTGGCTATCTCCAAAACTTGAACAGATTACAGATAGACGAAAATGAGATATCAGGGCCCATACCTAAATCATTTGCTAATTTAACAAACATGAGACATCt TCACATGAACAATAACTCATTAAGTGGGCAAATCCCATCTGAGCTGTCCAAATTGCCTCTACTGCTCCATCT CCTTGTGGACAGCAACAATTTGTCTGGACCTCTTCCTCCAGAACTAGCAGAGACTCGTAGTTTAAGAATACT TCAGGCTGATAACAACAACTTTAGCGGAAGTTCCATCCCTGCTGCATACGAGGACATACCAACACTTCTAAAGCT GAGTCTTAGGAACTGCAATTTGCAAGGAGGCATACCAGATATGAGTCGCATACCTGAATTTGGCTATTT GGATCTTAGCTGGAACAAACTGACAGGATCTATACCAACAAATAAACTTTCTTCGAATGTCACTACAAT TGATTTGTCACACAACTCTCTTAATGGAACTATTCCATCAAGCTTATCAGGGATGCCTAATCTTCAGTTTCT ATCGATTAAAGGAAATCACATAGATGGTGCTGTCCCGTCAACAATTTGGAGTAACATCACTTTTGGGGGAAATCGAAGCCTCCTTGT GGACTTCCAAGATAATTCTCTTGCCACTATTCCGGCTGCATTCGAGCCTCCACAAGCAGTCACTATCCT ACTTTATGGGAACCCTGTATGCACAAATTCTACTCCCGCTCGAGCTGCTGGTGTTTGCCAACCCACATCTATAACGGAAGCTCCATCTGGACAGGGACCACGAGCTAGCATAAACTGTTCTCCTTGCCCAACAGATAAAAGTTATGAATACAATCCATCATCACCCCTACCTTGTTTCTGCGCTGTGCCTCTGGGAGTTGGATTTCGGCTGAAGAGTCCAGGAATCTCAGATTTCCGTCCCTATAAAGAAGACTTTGAGAAAAACTTAGCCAATCTGTTGGTCCTGGCTGATTACCAATTATACATTGAACGGTACATATGGGAGATCGGTCCAAGGCTGAATATGCATTTGAAATTATTCCCAAATAATACGAATTTATTCAATACGTCCGAAGTTGTGAGGCTCAGACATCAACTTGCTGCATGGGAGATTACTCTATCAGATGTATTTGGTCCGTATGAGCTTCTCAACTTCACACTTGGTTCCTATGCAGATG aCTTCCCAACTGTGGTGTCGTCAGGTTTAAAGAGGGGTGCATTAGCTGGTATTTTGGTAGGGACTATCACTGCTTCTATTGCGGCATCTGTGTTTTCTACGATATTTATAATGAGAAGACGTTCAAAACGCAGAACTACTTCTAGGCGGTCAT TACTTTCAAGGTATTCTGTCAAGGTTGATGGTGTGAGATGCTTCACATTTGATGAAATGGCCGCAGCAACAAATGATTTTAACGATTCAGCTCAAGTTGGTCAAGGGGGTTATGGAAAAGTTTATAAAGGAAATCTAGCTGATGGAACAGCTGTTGCAATCAAACGGGCACACGAAGGTTCTCTTCAAGGTTCAAAGGAGTTCTGCACAGAAATAGAGTTGCTATCAAGACTACATCATCGTAATTTAGTTTCTCTGATTGGCTATTGtgatgaagaagatgaacag ATGCTGGTGTATGAGTTCATGCCAAATGGTACTCTGCGTGATCACCTTTCTG CCAAGTCTAGAAGACCTCTGAACTTTAGCCAGAGGGTACATATTGCCCTGGGTGCTGCAAAGGGAATCCTCTATCTACACACCGAAGCAGATCCTCCTATATTTCATCGTGATGTTAAGGCCAGCAACATCCTACTGGACTCCAAATTTGTTGCGAAAGTGGCTGACTTTGGTCTTTCAAGGCTTGCCCCAGTACCAGATGTTGACGGAACTATGCCGGCTCATATCTCCACTGTTGTTAAGGGTACCCCA GGCTATCTTGATCCAGAGTACTTCCTTACTCACAAACTGACGGACAAGAGCGACGTGTACAGCCTCGGCGTCGTGCTTCTAGAGCTCTTGACTGGGATGAAGCCAATCCAGCATGGCAAGAACATTGTCAGAGAG GTAAACACGGCTTACCAATCGGGCGACATCGCCAGAGTCATCGACGAGCGGATCATCTCCAGCCCTCCGGAGTGCGTGGCGAGGCTCGCCGCGCTGGCCGTCAAGTGCTGCAGAGACGAGACCGACTCGAGGCCGTCCATGGCCGACGTCGTGAGGGAGCTGGACGCGCTGCGGGGCGCGCTGCCGGAGGGAGAGGACCTCCTCCCGGAGTACGCCGACCAGTcagccacctcctcctccctgaccgggccgctgtcgtcgtcgtcgaccacGGGGGCGCTCTTCATCTcctccggcagcggcggcaacgCCAAGAGCGGCATCCCGTCCGGCACGGTGGCTCCCCGGTAG